From Desulfuromonas soudanensis, the proteins below share one genomic window:
- a CDS encoding CdaR family protein — translation MVKQLTHNWLLKLLSLVFAVILWSFVMGEQKLEQGYSVPLQLKNVPAGLMVANEVPSLVDVRISGPRTVLMNLRPNDISLTVDLEDLQPGLTSFRRLEERLNIPSALKVTRLSPSFVDVKLERIKEKEVPVRNEIAGQPAAGFRVGEVRINPPRVTIKGAESELKDVSEVGTEEVSVDGVRESFTLMVPIVYRGKYAALKDQKTAEILVTIEPLPESGGRTEPKKGTQ, via the coding sequence ATGGTAAAGCAATTGACGCATAACTGGCTCCTGAAGCTTCTCTCCCTGGTCTTCGCCGTGATCCTCTGGTCCTTCGTCATGGGGGAACAGAAACTCGAGCAGGGCTATTCGGTGCCGCTGCAGCTGAAGAACGTCCCCGCCGGGCTGATGGTGGCCAACGAGGTCCCGAGTCTAGTGGACGTGCGCATCAGCGGCCCCCGCACCGTCCTCATGAACCTGCGGCCCAACGATATCAGTCTCACCGTCGACCTCGAGGACCTGCAGCCGGGGTTGACCTCCTTCCGCCGCCTCGAGGAGCGTCTCAATATCCCCAGCGCGCTCAAAGTTACCCGGCTCTCCCCGTCCTTTGTCGATGTCAAGCTCGAAAGGATCAAGGAAAAGGAAGTGCCGGTGCGCAACGAGATCGCCGGCCAACCGGCCGCCGGCTTCCGGGTGGGGGAGGTCAGAATTAATCCTCCCCGGGTGACCATTAAGGGGGCCGAAAGCGAACTCAAGGATGTCAGTGAGGTGGGAACCGAAGAGGTCTCGGTGGACGGCGTCCGGGAAAGCTTCACCCTGATGGTTCCCATCGTCTATCGCGGAAAATATGCCGCATTGAAGGACCAGAAGACCGCCGAAATCCTCGTCACCATCGAGCCGCTCCCCGAGTCCGGGGGGAGGACGGAACCGAAAAAAGGAACACAATGA
- the cdaA gene encoding diadenylate cyclase CdaA, with protein MLDIFNNTNFRWLLDLLDILLVAFIIYRIILLIKGTRAVQMLVGLAVILIVYVGSQVGGLYTLHWLLENFLSSIILVIIVIFQSDIRRALIHVGRNPFFADLSYKEETEVIEELIKACVNMANKRIGALIVIERETGLNDFLEVGVEIDAKVSSDLITSIFLPFSPIHDGALVIQQGRLKRAGCFLPISQNPDISKTLGTRHRAAIGLTELVDAVAIVVSEETGKISVVVGGRITRDLDSTSLKRVLSRLLEPRLNKKKKR; from the coding sequence ATGCTCGACATTTTTAATAATACCAATTTCAGGTGGCTCCTCGACCTCCTCGACATCCTGCTTGTGGCCTTTATCATCTATCGCATCATCCTCCTGATCAAGGGGACCCGTGCCGTCCAGATGCTGGTCGGCTTAGCCGTCATCCTCATCGTCTACGTCGGTTCCCAGGTCGGGGGCCTCTACACCCTGCACTGGCTCCTCGAAAACTTTCTCTCCTCGATCATCCTCGTCATCATCGTCATCTTTCAGAGCGACATCCGTCGCGCCCTGATCCACGTCGGACGGAACCCCTTCTTTGCTGACCTCTCCTACAAGGAAGAAACCGAGGTTATCGAGGAGCTGATCAAGGCCTGCGTCAATATGGCCAATAAACGCATCGGCGCCCTGATCGTCATCGAAAGGGAAACCGGTCTCAATGATTTTCTCGAGGTCGGAGTCGAGATCGACGCCAAGGTCTCCAGCGATCTCATCACCTCCATCTTTCTCCCCTTCTCGCCGATCCATGACGGCGCCCTTGTCATTCAGCAGGGGCGGCTCAAACGCGCCGGCTGCTTCCTCCCCATCTCCCAGAATCCGGATATCAGCAAGACGTTGGGGACCCGGCATCGCGCGGCCATCGGCCTGACGGAACTGGTCGATGCCGTGGCAATCGTCGTCTCCGAGGAAACCGGCAAGATTTCCGTCGTCGTCGGCGGGCGCATCACCCGCGATCTCGATTCAACCTCCCTCAAGCGGGTGCTCAGCCGCCTTCTCGAACCCCGCCTGAACAAAAAGAAGAAACGCTAG
- a CDS encoding SPOR domain-containing protein, whose protein sequence is MVRQVVTRSQRRMEKKQALIVLVLVLAVALASFSLGVMVGRGGSQPVVTVEPVATPRIAVPAEPLIPAATEVADPLPSPPEGGDGLTFYEALPRGEQPPMGSGINLPPEEAPVATVDTPALRVAPPLPAPQPLPQPAPSRSRPEDDGEGAYLVQVASFRQAADAASLAERLAFKKYPAYAQEVDLGAKGVWHRVFVGPYSGNEEVTRIVQRLQTEDKLTALIRKR, encoded by the coding sequence ATGGTCCGTCAGGTCGTTACGCGCAGCCAGCGGCGTATGGAGAAAAAGCAGGCGCTCATCGTTCTGGTTCTGGTTCTTGCCGTCGCCCTGGCCAGTTTTTCCCTCGGGGTCATGGTCGGTCGCGGCGGATCTCAGCCGGTGGTCACGGTGGAGCCGGTTGCGACCCCGCGGATCGCCGTCCCTGCCGAGCCCCTTATCCCGGCGGCGACCGAGGTGGCCGATCCTCTCCCCTCGCCCCCCGAAGGCGGGGACGGCCTGACCTTTTATGAAGCTCTTCCCCGCGGGGAACAGCCGCCGATGGGGAGCGGCATCAATCTCCCTCCCGAAGAGGCTCCTGTTGCGACCGTGGACACCCCGGCACTTCGGGTCGCGCCGCCGTTACCCGCCCCTCAACCTCTCCCTCAACCCGCCCCGTCCCGCTCGCGCCCGGAGGACGACGGCGAAGGCGCCTATCTGGTCCAGGTCGCCTCCTTTCGCCAGGCCGCCGATGCCGCAAGTCTGGCCGAACGCCTCGCCTTCAAGAAATATCCCGCCTACGCCCAGGAGGTCGACCTCGGAGCCAAAGGGGTCTGGCACCGGGTTTTTGTCGGTCCCTACTCCGGCAACGAGGAAGTGACCAGGATCGTCCAGCGCCTCCAGACCGAGGACAAACTCACAGCCCTGATCAGGAAACGCTGA
- the folP gene encoding dihydropteroate synthase, with protein MSYSPRILWVEDEPAARRLILGLGSDPAGAARMAGKMVRRLVHLKDVPCRSANILKQEMLALGGDAAVARGTVGCSIPVTDVILIGSLKKLRQLCVRLGDQPFGLPALATDLARLLSSLDAPPAVLLGRSCRLHLDRPRIMGVLNVTPDSFSDGGRFRSLDSALRQGAALAAEGADLIDIGGESTRPGAAAVSAEEELDRVLPIIEALRREVDTPLSIDTYKSSVARAAVAAGAEFVNDISGLQFDSAMARTVAESGAGLFVMHTRGSPETMQQDTRYPDLVGEVLASLESSLAQARAAGIGEEKLAIDPGIGFGKSLEGNLEILRRLREFHSLGRPVLLGTSRKGFIGKVLGQSAPGERLFGTLATVALGVERGAQIFRVHDVRPAREAALMAWAVLSGEHSEQD; from the coding sequence ATGTCCTATTCGCCACGCATCCTCTGGGTCGAGGATGAACCGGCCGCCCGCCGGCTCATCCTCGGCCTCGGCAGCGACCCTGCCGGTGCTGCGCGCATGGCCGGAAAGATGGTGCGCCGTCTGGTGCACCTGAAGGATGTCCCCTGCCGGTCGGCCAATATCCTCAAGCAGGAGATGCTGGCCCTCGGCGGCGACGCGGCGGTGGCCCGCGGCACGGTCGGTTGCTCGATTCCCGTCACCGACGTCATCCTCATCGGTTCGTTGAAGAAGCTGCGGCAGCTCTGCGTGCGCCTCGGCGATCAGCCCTTCGGCCTTCCGGCGCTGGCAACCGATCTGGCACGGCTCCTCTCCTCCCTCGATGCTCCGCCTGCCGTCCTTCTGGGGCGCTCCTGCCGTCTCCACCTGGACCGACCCCGGATCATGGGGGTGCTGAACGTCACCCCGGACTCCTTCTCCGACGGCGGCCGTTTTCGTTCTCTGGACTCGGCCCTCCGACAGGGGGCGGCTCTGGCTGCCGAAGGGGCCGATCTGATCGATATCGGCGGCGAAAGTACCCGCCCAGGCGCTGCGGCGGTCTCCGCGGAGGAAGAGCTGGATCGGGTCCTGCCGATCATCGAGGCGCTGCGGCGGGAAGTCGACACCCCTCTGTCCATCGACACCTATAAAAGTTCGGTCGCCCGGGCCGCTGTCGCCGCAGGGGCCGAATTTGTAAACGATATCAGTGGATTGCAGTTTGATTCCGCCATGGCCCGAACCGTAGCCGAATCGGGCGCCGGGCTCTTCGTCATGCACACCCGCGGCTCCCCGGAGACGATGCAGCAGGACACCCGTTACCCCGATCTGGTGGGGGAAGTTTTGGCATCCCTCGAATCGAGCCTGGCTCAGGCACGGGCGGCGGGAATAGGCGAAGAGAAACTGGCCATCGATCCCGGCATCGGCTTCGGCAAGAGCCTCGAGGGGAATCTGGAAATTCTCCGTCGTCTGCGGGAGTTCCACTCCCTGGGGCGCCCGGTCCTTCTGGGGACTTCCCGCAAGGGGTTTATCGGCAAGGTCCTGGGGCAGAGCGCTCCCGGCGAGCGGCTCTTCGGCACACTGGCCACCGTGGCGCTCGGGGTGGAACGGGGAGCACAGATTTTTCGAGTGCACGATGTACGCCCCGCCCGTGAAGCGGCGTTGATGGCGTGGGCCGTCCTCAGCGGAGAACATTCAGAACAAGACTGA
- the tilS gene encoding tRNA lysidine(34) synthetase TilS: MVLTLRAVSNPMQEAFVQILVEHNLVSPGDRVLVAVSGGADSVALLHLLHRLAPTFPLTLCVAHLDHALRPESADDLLFVQRLCERFALPFVSSRESVAEMAEQRGVGLEEAGRDARRSFLTQTAARHDCRWIALGHHRGDQAETVVHRLLRGSALSGLAGMRLKNGPFIRPLLSFSRQQLLDYLDRQGLPHVQDKSNDDFAYTRNRIRHQVLPVLQSLNPAVEEHLAHLARRIESEEDYWAGEERRVLETLARRRADGLWLDCKTLAEVHPALRLRVIRRALGEVRGSLAGLGRLHLEAVASLLGGLRPQREVHLPGAWVGRRYRQLWLRRFPPVIGEPYSLPIPGPGSYPLPGGAELTVSLVETGAGEDRWSVEFDASLLRFPLTVRTFANGDRFHPAGAAGGKKLKDFLIDSKIPREERRSLPLVVGETILWVAGVRRCHGLRPDSGGAAVVRMVLKMADCPTIGL; this comes from the coding sequence TTGGTTTTAACCCTCCGCGCGGTCTCGAACCCCATGCAGGAAGCCTTCGTCCAGATCCTCGTTGAACACAACCTGGTTTCTCCCGGTGACCGGGTTCTCGTCGCCGTCTCCGGCGGCGCCGACTCCGTCGCCCTCCTTCATCTCCTCCATCGTCTGGCGCCGACCTTTCCCCTGACCCTTTGTGTCGCTCATCTCGATCATGCCCTCCGCCCGGAGAGCGCCGACGATCTGCTTTTTGTGCAGCGCCTCTGTGAGCGGTTCGCCCTTCCCTTTGTCTCCAGTCGGGAGTCCGTGGCGGAAATGGCCGAACAGCGGGGGGTCGGGCTGGAAGAAGCCGGTCGGGACGCCCGTCGTTCTTTTCTTACGCAGACGGCCGCCCGCCACGACTGCCGGTGGATCGCCCTCGGGCATCATCGCGGCGACCAGGCGGAGACCGTGGTTCACCGTCTCCTGCGCGGCAGCGCCCTCAGCGGTCTGGCGGGGATGCGCCTCAAGAACGGGCCGTTTATCCGTCCCCTCCTCTCCTTTTCCCGGCAGCAGCTCCTCGACTACCTGGACCGTCAGGGACTCCCCCATGTCCAGGACAAAAGCAACGACGATTTTGCCTACACCCGCAATCGGATCCGCCATCAGGTTCTCCCCGTCCTGCAGTCCCTCAATCCCGCCGTCGAGGAACATCTGGCGCACCTGGCCCGGCGCATCGAATCAGAAGAGGATTACTGGGCCGGCGAAGAGAGGCGGGTTCTCGAGACGCTGGCGCGCCGCCGAGCCGATGGACTCTGGCTCGACTGCAAGACCCTGGCGGAGGTGCATCCGGCACTGCGCCTTCGCGTCATCCGTCGCGCCCTCGGAGAAGTGCGGGGGAGTCTCGCCGGTCTCGGGCGGCTCCATCTCGAAGCGGTCGCCAGTCTTCTCGGCGGGCTCCGTCCCCAGAGGGAAGTGCATCTCCCCGGCGCCTGGGTCGGCCGTCGCTACCGGCAGCTGTGGCTGCGCCGTTTCCCGCCCGTTATCGGCGAGCCCTATTCCCTGCCGATTCCGGGGCCCGGGAGCTATCCTCTCCCCGGCGGTGCGGAGCTGACGGTCTCCCTGGTCGAGACGGGTGCCGGCGAGGATCGCTGGTCCGTGGAATTCGACGCATCCCTCCTTCGCTTTCCTCTGACCGTTCGCACCTTTGCCAACGGCGACCGCTTTCATCCCGCCGGTGCCGCCGGCGGGAAAAAACTCAAGGATTTCCTTATTGACAGCAAAATTCCCCGGGAGGAGCGCCGCTCGCTCCCCCTGGTGGTCGGAGAGACGATCCTGTGGGTTGCCGGGGTGCGGCGCTGCCACGGTCTGCGCCCTGATTCGGGCGGGGCGGCGGTGGTGCGGATGGTGCTGAAGATGGCCGATTGTCCGACAATTGGCTTGTGA
- the argS gene encoding arginine--tRNA ligase codes for MKERLKQHLRTALETCYREDTLHSGLYPEIFLEVPGHAEHGDFATNVALTLARDEKKAPRKIAEALAAALGKGDGLWSRIEVAGPGFINFYLNRRCWYGVLDEVVRHGADYGRSRIGEGKRVQLEFVSANPTGPLHIGHGRGAATGDAVASVLQAAGYEVQREYYINDAGNQMNTLGRSLFLRYRELLGEVIAFPADCYQGDYLRDLAKEVVDAEGARYLDLPEAEAVGYFARYGGDKILAGIDADLKSFGVHFDDWYSEQSLYDRGAVDRGIAVLKERGLTYEEDGALWFRTTDFGDDKDRVLKRSNGVTTYFASDVAYHKEKFERGFDMVVDVWGADHHGYVPRMKAVLAGLGQDPESLQVILVQLVNLLRGGSQVAMSTRSGEFVTLREVVDEVGRDACRFFFLMRRSDSQLDFDLELAKQQNAENPVYYVQYAHARVCSINRNAAEQKVAVPGLGEVDFDRLVLDEELDLARLLSRYPETIEGAAGNFEPHRVTFYLQELAAQFHSYYNRQRVLIDDMETSRARLYLVNCVRIVLENALRVLGISAPEQM; via the coding sequence ATGAAAGAACGGTTGAAACAGCATCTCCGCACCGCTCTCGAGACCTGTTACCGCGAGGACACTCTCCACTCGGGACTTTACCCCGAGATTTTTCTCGAGGTTCCCGGGCACGCCGAGCACGGCGACTTTGCAACCAACGTCGCCCTGACCCTGGCCCGCGACGAGAAGAAGGCTCCGCGCAAGATCGCCGAGGCCCTGGCCGCCGCCCTCGGCAAGGGGGACGGCCTGTGGAGCCGGATCGAAGTCGCCGGCCCGGGTTTCATTAATTTTTACCTCAACAGGCGCTGCTGGTATGGCGTTCTCGACGAGGTGGTCCGCCATGGCGCAGACTATGGCCGCAGCCGGATCGGCGAGGGGAAACGAGTTCAGCTGGAGTTCGTCAGCGCCAACCCCACCGGTCCCCTCCATATCGGGCACGGCCGCGGCGCCGCCACCGGTGATGCCGTCGCATCGGTCCTGCAGGCCGCAGGGTACGAGGTGCAGCGGGAGTATTACATCAACGACGCCGGCAACCAGATGAACACCCTGGGTCGCTCCCTTTTTCTCCGCTACCGGGAACTCCTCGGCGAGGTCATCGCCTTTCCTGCCGACTGCTACCAGGGGGATTACCTTCGCGATCTGGCAAAGGAGGTTGTGGACGCCGAGGGCGCCCGTTATCTGGATCTCCCCGAGGCGGAAGCGGTCGGCTATTTTGCCAGATACGGCGGCGACAAGATCCTGGCCGGCATCGACGCCGATCTGAAGTCCTTCGGTGTGCATTTTGACGACTGGTACAGCGAGCAGAGTCTCTACGATCGGGGCGCCGTAGACAGGGGGATCGCCGTTCTCAAGGAACGCGGCCTGACCTACGAGGAGGACGGCGCCCTCTGGTTCCGTACCACCGACTTCGGGGACGACAAGGACCGGGTGCTGAAGCGTTCCAACGGCGTGACCACCTATTTCGCCTCCGATGTCGCCTACCACAAGGAAAAATTCGAGCGGGGCTTCGACATGGTGGTCGATGTCTGGGGCGCCGATCATCACGGTTATGTGCCGCGCATGAAGGCGGTTCTGGCCGGTCTGGGTCAGGATCCCGAGTCCCTGCAGGTCATTCTGGTGCAGTTGGTCAACCTCCTGCGCGGGGGCTCCCAGGTCGCCATGAGTACCCGGTCGGGGGAGTTCGTCACTCTGCGCGAAGTGGTCGACGAGGTCGGGCGGGACGCCTGTCGGTTTTTCTTCCTGATGCGCCGTTCCGACAGCCAGCTCGATTTCGATCTTGAGCTGGCCAAGCAGCAAAACGCCGAAAATCCCGTATATTACGTTCAATACGCCCATGCCCGGGTCTGCAGCATCAATCGGAACGCCGCCGAGCAGAAGGTGGCCGTTCCGGGCCTTGGCGAGGTCGATTTCGACCGGCTGGTTCTCGATGAGGAGCTGGATCTGGCGCGATTGCTCTCCCGCTACCCCGAAACCATCGAAGGGGCTGCCGGGAATTTCGAACCGCATCGCGTCACCTTCTACCTCCAGGAACTTGCCGCCCAGTTCCACAGCTACTACAATAGACAACGGGTACTCATCGACGATATGGAGACCAGCCGGGCCCGGCTCTATCTGGTGAACTGTGTCCGCATCGTTCTGGAAAACGCGTTGCGGGTCCTCGGCATTTCGGCTCCGGAGCAGATGTAA
- the glmM gene encoding phosphoglucosamine mutase — protein MKKKLFGTDGVRGVANIYPMTSEMAMQLGRAAGYIFKQGNRRHRIVIGKDTRLSGYMIENALAAGICSMGVDVLLVGPLPTPGIAFITSSMRADAGVVISASHNAYQDNGIKFFSADGFKLPDEMELRIEDLIFSKKIDSLRPTAAEVGKAFRIDDARGRYIVFLKNAFPRDLDLKGLKIVLDCANGAAYKVAPAVLEELGAEVIPLGVSPNGTNINAGCGSLHPGIIAEAVREHRAHLGMALDGDADRVIFVDEFGHEVDGDHIMAICATEMLKEKKLTKNTLVATVMSNLGLDIALRQAGGKVVKTAVGDRYVVEEMLRHGYNLGGEQSGHMIFLDHNTTGDGMISALQVLAIMQRTGKPLSELAEVMIALPQVLLNVRMEDRREINDVPEVQKMIRAAEQKLGETGRVLIRYSGTEPLLRIMLEGQDKYQITELAHEIGAAIEKHLGGKKEGR, from the coding sequence ATGAAAAAGAAACTCTTCGGCACCGACGGGGTTCGCGGTGTCGCCAATATCTATCCTATGACCAGTGAAATGGCCATGCAGCTCGGACGGGCCGCCGGATATATTTTCAAACAGGGGAACCGGCGCCATCGCATCGTCATCGGCAAGGACACCCGGCTTTCCGGGTACATGATCGAAAACGCCCTGGCCGCCGGTATCTGCTCCATGGGCGTCGATGTCCTGCTGGTCGGGCCCCTGCCGACACCGGGGATCGCCTTCATCACCTCGTCGATGCGGGCCGACGCCGGGGTGGTGATTTCGGCTTCCCATAATGCCTATCAGGACAACGGCATCAAATTCTTTTCCGCCGACGGCTTCAAACTCCCCGACGAGATGGAGTTGAGGATCGAGGATTTGATCTTTTCCAAAAAAATAGACTCCCTCCGTCCGACGGCCGCCGAAGTCGGCAAGGCCTTCCGCATCGACGATGCCCGGGGACGCTACATCGTTTTTCTCAAGAATGCCTTCCCCCGCGATCTTGATCTCAAGGGGTTGAAAATCGTCCTCGACTGCGCCAACGGCGCCGCCTACAAGGTGGCTCCGGCCGTTCTCGAAGAACTCGGCGCCGAAGTCATCCCCCTGGGGGTCTCCCCCAACGGCACCAACATCAACGCCGGCTGCGGATCGCTCCATCCGGGGATTATCGCCGAGGCGGTCCGCGAGCACCGCGCCCATCTCGGGATGGCGCTGGACGGCGACGCCGACCGGGTGATCTTCGTCGACGAGTTCGGCCATGAGGTCGACGGCGACCACATCATGGCGATCTGCGCCACCGAGATGCTCAAGGAAAAAAAACTGACCAAAAATACCCTGGTGGCGACGGTCATGAGCAACCTGGGGCTCGACATCGCCCTGCGCCAGGCCGGGGGGAAGGTGGTCAAGACCGCCGTTGGCGACCGGTATGTGGTCGAGGAAATGCTGCGCCACGGTTACAACCTCGGCGGTGAGCAGTCCGGCCACATGATCTTCCTCGATCACAATACCACCGGCGACGGCATGATTTCGGCACTGCAGGTCCTGGCCATCATGCAGCGCACCGGCAAGCCTCTCTCGGAACTGGCCGAGGTGATGATCGCCCTCCCCCAGGTGCTGCTCAATGTACGCATGGAGGATCGGCGGGAAATCAATGACGTCCCCGAGGTGCAGAAGATGATTCGGGCGGCCGAGCAAAAACTCGGTGAGACCGGGCGGGTCTTGATCCGCTATTCCGGGACCGAACCGCTTCTGCGCATCATGCTCGAAGGTCAGGACAAGTACCAGATCACCGAGCTGGCCCACGAGATCGGGGCCGCCATCGAAAAGCATCTGGGCGGCAAAAAGGAGGGACGCTGA
- the ftsH gene encoding ATP-dependent zinc metalloprotease FtsH: protein MNQFYKNIALWLVISLVMILLFNMMTQREPEQKPISYTAFVSAVEEGRVAEVTVQGPNVEGKYQDGSLFRTYAPDDPGMIAELRDKGVVIQAKPSEDHSFWFTLLVSWGPILLLIGVWIFFMRQMQSGGGKAMSFGKSKAKLLNETQAKITFQDVAGIDEAKDELEEIVAFLKDPKKFTRLGGRIPKGVLLVGSPGTGKTLLARAIAGEAGVPFFSISGSDFVEMFVGVGASRVRDLFVQGKKNAPCIIFIDEIDAVGRHRGAGLGGGHDEREQTLNQLLVEMDGFESNEGVILIAATNRPDVLDPALLRPGRFDRQVVVPRPDIKGRTKILTVHSRKVPLDDDVNLEVVAKGTPGFSGADLANLINEAALLAARVNKNHVSMEDLEAAKDKVMMGTERRSMVITEEEKKVTAYHEAGHALVALFLPGADPVHKVSIIPRGRAMGVTMYLPTEEKYNETRDGLHTRISTLLGGRVAEELVFSSITSGASNDIERATAIARKMVCEWGMSDKLGPLSFGEKDGEVFLGRDMGHMKNYSEATAVEIDTEISKIVHDNYERTRQILTAQMEGLVKVAEALLERENLNGAEINDMIFGSSASPSPGGIEETIAPGDGPCVDAAVRPGE from the coding sequence GTGAATCAATTCTATAAAAACATCGCGCTCTGGCTCGTCATCTCCTTGGTGATGATTCTTCTTTTCAACATGATGACCCAAAGAGAGCCGGAGCAAAAACCGATCAGCTATACCGCTTTTGTCAGTGCCGTCGAAGAGGGGCGCGTGGCCGAAGTCACGGTTCAGGGGCCCAATGTCGAAGGGAAATATCAGGACGGCTCCCTGTTCCGTACCTATGCGCCCGACGATCCGGGGATGATCGCCGAGCTGCGCGACAAGGGGGTGGTGATTCAGGCCAAGCCGTCCGAGGATCACAGCTTCTGGTTCACGCTGCTGGTCTCCTGGGGGCCGATTCTGCTGCTGATCGGCGTCTGGATTTTCTTCATGCGCCAGATGCAGTCCGGCGGCGGCAAGGCCATGAGTTTTGGCAAGAGCAAGGCCAAGCTCCTCAACGAGACCCAGGCCAAGATCACCTTTCAGGACGTGGCCGGCATCGACGAGGCCAAGGACGAGCTGGAGGAGATCGTCGCCTTTCTCAAGGATCCCAAGAAATTCACCCGCCTCGGCGGCCGCATTCCCAAGGGGGTGCTGCTGGTCGGATCCCCGGGAACCGGCAAGACCCTTCTGGCCCGGGCCATCGCCGGCGAGGCCGGGGTCCCCTTCTTCTCCATCTCCGGTTCCGATTTCGTCGAGATGTTCGTCGGTGTCGGCGCCAGCCGCGTCCGCGACCTCTTTGTCCAGGGGAAAAAGAACGCCCCCTGCATCATCTTTATCGATGAGATCGATGCCGTCGGCCGCCATCGCGGCGCCGGGCTCGGAGGGGGGCATGACGAGCGGGAGCAGACCCTCAACCAGCTCCTCGTCGAAATGGACGGCTTCGAATCCAACGAAGGGGTCATTCTCATCGCCGCCACCAACCGCCCCGACGTTCTCGACCCGGCGCTCTTGCGTCCCGGCCGTTTCGATCGCCAGGTCGTCGTTCCCCGGCCGGACATCAAGGGGCGCACCAAGATTCTCACCGTGCATTCCCGCAAGGTTCCCCTCGACGACGACGTCAATCTCGAGGTGGTGGCCAAGGGGACACCGGGATTCTCCGGAGCCGATCTCGCCAACCTGATCAACGAGGCCGCCCTGCTGGCGGCCCGGGTCAACAAGAATCATGTCTCCATGGAGGATCTGGAGGCGGCCAAGGACAAGGTGATGATGGGGACCGAGAGGCGCTCCATGGTGATCACCGAGGAGGAAAAGAAGGTCACGGCCTATCACGAGGCCGGCCACGCCCTGGTGGCCCTCTTCCTTCCCGGCGCCGACCCGGTCCACAAGGTGTCCATCATCCCCCGCGGCCGCGCTATGGGGGTGACCATGTATCTTCCCACGGAGGAGAAGTACAACGAGACCCGGGACGGCCTCCACACCCGCATTTCCACCCTCCTCGGCGGCCGGGTCGCCGAGGAACTCGTCTTCTCCAGCATCACCAGCGGCGCCAGCAACGATATCGAACGGGCGACAGCCATCGCGCGCAAGATGGTTTGCGAGTGGGGGATGAGCGACAAGCTCGGACCCCTCTCCTTCGGGGAAAAGGACGGAGAGGTCTTCCTCGGCCGCGACATGGGGCACATGAAGAACTACAGCGAAGCGACGGCCGTGGAGATCGACACCGAGATCAGCAAAATCGTCCACGACAACTATGAACGAACCCGCCAGATTCTGACGGCTCAGATGGAGGGTCTCGTCAAGGTCGCCGAAGCGCTTCTCGAGCGGGAAAACCTCAACGGCGCCGAAATCAATGATATGATCTTCGGCTCCAGTGCCTCCCCGTCGCCCGGCGGAATCGAAGAGACGATCGCTCCGGGGGACGGCCCCTGTGTCGACGCTGCAGTCCGCCCAGGAGAATAA